The DNA segment CATCGGCGGCCTGATCGCCGGACTGGTGGGCGGCTGGCTGCTGTTCGAGCTGGAGCGGGTGCCGCAGGGGAAGATCCTCGGCACGGTGCTCTGCGTCGCCGGGGCCGCCGCCCTGTTCGCCGGCTGCCTCTACCTCGGCGCCAACCCGCTCTGACCTAGGGCCGGGGCTCGACCACCCGGGAGGCGAGGCGGCGGAGGTTGCCGCGCCAGATCGAGCGGAGGACCGGGCGGGCCAGCAGGCCGCCGAGCGGGCCGCCCAGGTACCAGGGGAAGCGCAGGCGCTCCACCCAGTCGAGCTGGGTGCGACGGCCCTCGGGATCCGCCGGTCGCAGCGTGAAGACGCCCTCGCCGGTCACCAGGCCGACGTGCCGGACGCCGAGCTCGCGGCCCTCCTGCCAGCGGGTGACCTCCATGCGGTCGGTGGTGCGCAGCGGGCCGATGCGGGTGGCGCAGTCGAACGTGGTGCCGACGCCGTGGCGCTGCTCGGTGGTGAACTCGATCGACTCGGCGTCGGCCATCCACTCGACGTGTTCGGCGAGGTCGGCCAGCTCACGCCACACCGCCTCAGGCGGAGCCTCGATCAGCTGACTCATCCGGAACTGCGCCATCAGCGCCCAGTGGGACTAAGCGCCAGGGGTCTCGGTGTCGGCGCCCGCGGCCGACAGGACCTTCGGCGCCAGCCACGTCTCGACCGTCTGCAGGGCCCCGGGCTCGGTGAACGTCGTCCCCACCCGGATGTCCTCGTTGAACTCGCCGCGGGGCACCTCGTAGAGCCAGGCGGCGAGGTCGGCGACCTCGAAGCGGTCGCGGTTGCCGACCGTCGACTCGATCAGCTCGTTGAGCCGGTCGACGCGGTGCGGGTCGTTGTCGTCGAAGTCGGTCCACGAGCTCGACGCCTGGTCGGGGTCGGTGAGCCGCAGGTGGGGATAGGTGGCCCACAGCACGGGCACGCCCTTCGACGCCAGCACGTCGGCGAGCCCGTCGATCTGCTCGGCCATCCACACGTCGTAGGCCGGGTCGCCCAGGTGCTGCCACTGGCGGCCGATCTTGCGCTCGCCCAGGTCGGCGCCGCCCATGGCCACCACGATCACGTCGTAGTCGGCGGCCTCCAGCATCTTCGGCAGCCGGGGGCGCCACGACTCGCAGTCGAGCGACGCCTCCACCCGCTGACCCAGCGACTCCCGCAGGCCCGAGCCGCCCAGCGGGCAGCTGTCGGTGACGTGGGTGTCGACCAGGAACTGCTGGTCCTCGTGTTCCGGCGACTGGTTCCAGGCGGCGAAGCCGGACGTGAGGCTGCCGGCGGTGTCGTCGCCCACGAGCAGCACCCGCGCCGTGGCGTCGCCGACCGCCGGCTCCACCACCTCGAGGTCGCCGGGGCCCTGGCCGTCGTCGATCGCCAGGCTGATGTTGGCCG comes from the Acidimicrobiales bacterium genome and includes:
- a CDS encoding SRPBCC family protein; translated protein: MAQFRMSQLIEAPPEAVWRELADLAEHVEWMADAESIEFTTEQRHGVGTTFDCATRIGPLRTTDRMEVTRWQEGRELGVRHVGLVTGEGVFTLRPADPEGRRTQLDWVERLRFPWYLGGPLGGLLARPVLRSIWRGNLRRLASRVVEPRP